The following coding sequences lie in one Mycobacterium gordonae genomic window:
- a CDS encoding pentapeptide repeat-containing protein: MEWTDREFTGEDFRDFQDGDLSRLHTQRVVFTECDFSGVNLAESTHRGSAFRNCVFTRTTLWHSTFAQCSMLGSVFAQCRLRPATFDEVDFTLAVLGGNDLRGVDLSGCRLRETSLVETDLRRSVLRGADLRGARTTGARLDDADLRGASVDPALWTTASLTGARIDVPQALAFALAHGLRLDAS, from the coding sequence TTGGAGTGGACCGATCGCGAGTTCACCGGCGAGGACTTCCGCGATTTCCAGGACGGGGACCTCAGCCGGCTGCACACGCAGCGCGTCGTCTTCACCGAATGCGATTTCAGCGGGGTGAACCTGGCCGAATCTACGCACCGCGGCTCGGCCTTTCGCAATTGCGTGTTCACCCGAACTACGTTGTGGCACAGCACCTTCGCCCAGTGCAGCATGCTCGGATCGGTGTTCGCGCAGTGCCGGCTGCGGCCGGCGACGTTCGACGAGGTGGACTTCACGCTGGCGGTGTTGGGTGGTAACGACTTGCGGGGTGTGGACCTGAGCGGTTGCCGGTTGCGCGAGACCAGCCTGGTGGAGACCGATCTGCGCCGCAGCGTGCTGCGCGGCGCCGATCTGCGGGGGGCTCGCACCACCGGGGCCCGGTTGGACGACGCCGACCTGCGCGGTGCCAGCGTCGACCCGGCGTTGTGGACCACCGCGTCGCTGACCGGTGCCCGCATCGACGTGCCGCAGGCGTTGGCATTCGCGCTGGCACACGGGCTGCGGCTGGACGCGTCCTAG